CAGGGGAAGAGGGAGATTCTGAATAGGATCTCCTTATTTCTCAGAAATAGTGATTATATTTGAATTTTAAATTATTTTTGTTTCAAAATTATTTTATCTCCAGCCCCTTTGATTCTTTAATGCAGTCTATGGAAGGTACGTAGGGCTTTATATCTATTACCGGGGTATTGTCAAGAGCGTCAAGTCCGGATACTTTTATGATTCCGTTCTCAACGGAAATTATACGGGCTATATCAAATCCAATCGGGTTTGGACGGTGGGGTGACCTTATGGTGAATACTGGCCTTGGAGCCTTTGCACCCGGAGGTGTGCCTGAGAGGAGTTTTCTGTCTGCTTTATCAAACCACAGGAGGACAATCAGGTGTGTGATACCTTCAAATGTTCCGAGTCCCTCCCTGAACTCCTCAAAGATCTCTATCTCCATCTCTTCGTCCGGTTTTAATGCGCCCTGTCTTGGTGCATCTCCATGGATTTTGTATGGCGATTTTACTATCCCTATCGGGACTGTTTCATAGGTTTCCATATCTGCCGCCTGTGTGTCTGGTTAATATTTAATCCGGAAAACCGGATTTTTGGTTATTATTTCCTATCCTGGCTCCGGGTTTTGATATCTATATTTTTGTTATCTGTTTATGCCAAGGTATTCATTATAGCATGGTATGCAGACAATTTTTCCGTCCTGAACTCTGGCCCTTGATTCTGATACTGTCTCACCGCATGAACTGCATTCAACCGAGCTGAATATCCTTGCCCTCTCGGGAATATCCGGTTTAACATGCTTTACCTCAAATATCTCCTCTGCCGGTGATGTAAGGTAGATGTCAATCAGTTTCAGTCTTGCTCTGTCAAATGCTGCTTTTTCTTCAGGTGTTGCGGTTCCGGCAAAGACATTTGCCCTTGCTTTCATCGCTTTGGGATCGATCTTATCCATTGATGACGTATCTTTCAGGACGATTCTCACTGCATCGCTGCTGTCTCTTAAGATAAATGTATAGACCTGTTTGCCGTAATCCCTGAATATGAGATTTCCCTTTCCCATTGTACATCCGGTGATATACTGCACTCCGTCAACGCTGCATGCATCATTTTCTGCAATACAGACAAGTTCTTCGTCCTCTGATCTGCCGGAGAGGAGTTCTTTCATTGCGATCTCTGATGCGCGGTAGCCTATTGCAAGGCCGGGGCAGTTGTGGCCGTGGAATTTTATTGCTTCTTCGTATGGTTTTATTGTGATTTCCATAACAGATATTTTAGTTTTTTATTACTAAATATTATGATTGTTTTACTTTTTTTCAAGGATAGTTTGGATATTTCAATTTGTAACGGTAAAATTAACTGGATAGTTTAGATTGGTGGCATAATGTATACAAATATTTAATTCGTATAAATTCGACATAATTTCATGCAGTATGAGGAAAAAACTCTTTTAGTAACCGGGGGTGCGGGTTTTATTGGATCTAATTTTATTCATTATTTAATGAGTATGGATCAAAATATAAATATAATTAATATTGATGCTCTAACATATGCAGCAAATTTGGAAAATATATCCTGTTTTAATGATTCAAAGAATTACTCATTTTTTAAATCTAGCATTTGTGATAAAAAAGGTGTATCTGATGTTATTGAGAAGTTCTCTCCTGATATTATAGTTAATTTTGCAGCAGAATCTCATGTTGATCGTAGTATAACTGATCCGGACATATTTTTAACAACAAATGTTCTGGGCACTCATAATTTATTGAATGCGGCAGAAAGACATGGAATAGATAAATTTATTCAAATATCAACGGACGAAGTTTATGGAACACTGGGTGATATGGGATATTTTACTGAAGGATCACAACTCTCCCCCAGTAGCCCATATTCGGCCAGTAAAGCTGCAGCGGACATGGTTGTTCTGTCATATTTTAAAACATATGATTTACCTGTGAATATTACAAGATGTTCTAATAATTATGGGCCATATCAACATACGGAAAAATTAATTCCACTGGTTATTTCAAAATGTTTGAAAAAAGAGGCTATACCAGTTTATGGAGATGGGCTTAATATACGTGATTGGTTA
The sequence above is a segment of the Methanoplanus limicola DSM 2279 genome. Coding sequences within it:
- the tsaA gene encoding tRNA (N6-threonylcarbamoyladenosine(37)-N6)-methyltransferase TrmO, which encodes METYETVPIGIVKSPYKIHGDAPRQGALKPDEEMEIEIFEEFREGLGTFEGITHLIVLLWFDKADRKLLSGTPPGAKAPRPVFTIRSPHRPNPIGFDIARIISVENGIIKVSGLDALDNTPVIDIKPYVPSIDCIKESKGLEIK
- a CDS encoding FmdE family protein codes for the protein MEITIKPYEEAIKFHGHNCPGLAIGYRASEIAMKELLSGRSEDEELVCIAENDACSVDGVQYITGCTMGKGNLIFRDYGKQVYTFILRDSSDAVRIVLKDTSSMDKIDPKAMKARANVFAGTATPEEKAAFDRARLKLIDIYLTSPAEEIFEVKHVKPDIPERARIFSSVECSSCGETVSESRARVQDGKIVCIPCYNEYLGINR
- the rfbB gene encoding dTDP-glucose 4,6-dehydratase, which translates into the protein MQYEEKTLLVTGGAGFIGSNFIHYLMSMDQNINIINIDALTYAANLENISCFNDSKNYSFFKSSICDKKGVSDVIEKFSPDIIVNFAAESHVDRSITDPDIFLTTNVLGTHNLLNAAERHGIDKFIQISTDEVYGTLGDMGYFTEGSQLSPSSPYSASKAAADMVVLSYFKTYDLPVNITRCSNNYGPYQHTEKLIPLVISKCLKKEAIPVYGDGLNIRDWLYVDDHCSAICNVINNGKIGDVYNIGANNEIRNIDLVRKIISCLNDKLPSLNLSYDLIRYVSDRKGHDRRYAIDSTKIRNDLGWKPTVNFDEGLNRTVDWYLKFFNISI